One Fuerstiella marisgermanici DNA window includes the following coding sequences:
- a CDS encoding DUF6655 family protein: MTFRTLSFFATAVLAIFISGCASTKTSNTARTAKEQMLLSNAVDQSLDKVDFTPLYDQKVYVEEKYLESIDKPYIVGSVRHRVMRAGGHIVDKADDAEIVMEVRSGGVGTDTTEAYLGTPEIALPGMLTIPEIRLAERKSQFGYSKIGMVLYDAKTRQILGEGGVAMAQSNDNNSFVMGIGPFQSGSLRGDISKAKQSSPGQSRRQLPSTVAFASRPSQSVANPSAIEFASDSKEQ, encoded by the coding sequence ATGACATTTCGTACTCTTTCGTTCTTCGCCACAGCGGTGCTCGCTATCTTCATTTCCGGCTGTGCTTCGACCAAGACCTCAAATACTGCGCGGACGGCAAAGGAGCAGATGCTGCTTTCGAATGCTGTCGACCAATCGTTGGACAAAGTGGACTTTACGCCACTTTATGACCAGAAGGTGTATGTTGAGGAGAAGTATCTTGAGAGCATCGACAAACCGTACATTGTTGGGTCGGTGCGTCACCGAGTAATGCGGGCTGGCGGGCACATCGTTGACAAAGCGGATGACGCTGAAATTGTGATGGAAGTCCGCAGCGGCGGAGTTGGCACCGATACTACGGAAGCGTATCTGGGGACGCCTGAAATCGCCTTGCCTGGTATGCTGACCATTCCGGAGATTCGCCTGGCAGAACGCAAGTCGCAATTCGGATACTCCAAGATCGGCATGGTGCTTTACGATGCAAAGACCAGACAGATTTTGGGTGAAGGCGGCGTCGCGATGGCTCAATCCAACGATAATAATTCGTTTGTGATGGGCATTGGGCCGTTTCAGAGTGGTAGCTTACGCGGCGACATCAGCAAGGCCAAACAGTCATCGCCGGGGCAGAGTCGCCGACAACTGCCGAGTACCGTTGCGTTCGCGAGCCGACCGTCTCAGTCAGTCGCCAATCCGTCAGCGATCGAATTTGCCAGCGATTCCAAAGAGCAGTAG